Below is a window of Janthinobacterium lividum DNA.
TTCCGACACGGGCGTCGCTTCGGCCTTGCCGCCATGGTGAGGCAGCTTTTGCAGCAGCAGGCCGCGCGAGACGGTGTCATCCGTGGCCAGCCACAGACGCGTGTCGAGCTGTTCCGAGCGCAACATGTAGTTTTCGATGACGGTCGCCATGTCGTCGCCGTCCAGCGGCACGATGCCCTGGTACGGTTGCTGGCCTGGCACCTTGTCGGCCGGGTCCAGGGTGATGATGAAGCGGCCCTTGCCCGTGGCGTTGAGCAATTGCGGTACGGTGGCGACGTCGGCAATGGTGGCGTCCGGGTCCAGCTTGGCCGTGGCGCGCAGGCGCAGGTCGGAGTCGCACTCGACTACCATCAGGCGCACGGGGCCGTCACCATGGATTTGCATGATGATGGAGCCGTTGAATTTGAGGTTGGCCGACAGCAGGGCGGCGGCAGCCACCATTTCGCCCAGTACTTTTTCACGGCCGTCGGGTAGGCGTGGCGCGACACCACTTCCTGCCAGGTGTGGGAAACATCGATGAACTGGCCGCGCACGGCGGCGTTGTCGAAAATAAATTTTTGCAGGGTATCCTGGCCGGTAACGGCTGCGCTGACTGCGCCCGTGGTTTCAGTCGTCATTCTCTTATCCAATCTTCTTGAGTTGCGTATTAAATAGCAGGCCGCGTTGCACATAGTTCACGGCGTTGCCTTGTAGCCTGGTGATATCGTCTGCCGTCAGGGCCCGCACGGCTTTCGCCGGTGAGCCGAGGATCAGCATATTGTCGGGGAATTCCTTGCCTTCCGTGACCAGTGCGCCCGCGCCGACCAGACACCCTTTGCCGATCTTCGCGCCGTTCAGGATCACGGCCTGGATGCCGATCAGAGCGCCATCGCCGATCGTGCAGCCATGCAACATCGCCTGGTGGCCGATGGTAACGTTCTGGCCAATGTCCAGCGGGTAGCCTGGGTCCGTATGCAGCACGGCGCCTTCCTGCACATTGCTGTTGGCGCCCACGGTGATGCGTTCGTTGTCGCCGCGAATGGTGGCGCCGAACCATACTGACGTATTCGCTTCCAGGGTCACCTTGCCGATCACATTGGCCGTGTCGGCAACAAAAGCGGAAGCATCAATCTGCGGCGCATCGGCGCCCAATTGGTAGAGTGTCATCGTTAGCCTGTGGCGGTGGTGGAAGCGCCGGGCACGGCCGGACGCTGAAGTTTTACTGTGCTGCGTACGCTATTTTACGCTGTTGCAGCACAAGTCCTGATGCCGAGCGCCAATCCGGTATAATTATCGAACGGTCGTACTTTTATATCCGCACTATCTACAGACACAGCATGTGGCGCCATCTGCGCCACTTTCAAGGCAGGCAATGAGATGAAACCCATGAAACTTTCCCGTCTCGAATTCATCAACATCCGCGGCGCACGCACGCATGTGCGCCACTGGGGCCGCGAAGGGGCGCCCATCCTGTTCATGGTGCACGGCTGGATGGACGTGGCCGCCTCGTTCCAGTTCGTCGTCGACGAGTTAGCTGGCGACTGGCACGTGATTGCACCCGACTGGCGCGGCTTTGGCCTCAGCGAGTACACACAATCGGACACCTACTGGTTCCCCGACTACCTGGCCGACCTGGATGCCATGCTGCTGCACTATTCGCCGGACTCTCCCGTCAACTTGCTGGGCCACAGCATGGGCGCCAACGTGGCCGGCCTGTACGCGGGCGTGCGGCCCGAGCGCATCAGCCGTTTCATCAACCTGGAAGGCTTCGGCATGATGGCGACCAAGCCGGAGCAGGCGCCGGGCCGCTACGCCAAGTGGCTCGATGAATTGCGCGAGCCGCCCGCCATGCGCAGCTATCCTTCGCAGCGCGCCGTGGCCGAGCGCCTGCAAAAGACCAATCCCCGCTTGCCGGACGACCGTGCGGCGTTTCTGGCCGAACACTGGTCGGCGCAGAACGAGGCGGACGAGTGGGACATCATGGGCGACCCGCAGCACAAGAGGGTCAATCCCATCCTGTACCAGGTGGAAGAAGTGATGGCGTGCTGGCGCCGCATCACGGCGCCCGTGCTGTGGGTGGAAGCCGATGACACGAATATGTGGCAATGGATGGGGCCGAAGGAAGAGGCAAGGATTGAAATCGACCGGCGTTTGGCCTGCATCAAGGACGTGCACTGCGAGATGATGCTGGACGCGGGCCACATGTTGCATCATGACCAGCCCCAAGCACTGGCACGGCTGGTGGAAGCCTTTTTGGCCTGATGTGTGTCGGGAACGCTGCAGCGCTATTTGACAAGCAGCGTACAATGAAAACTTCTTCCATGCTGAGCCCGTGCAGGGTATTGTTTTCACATGCTTAAAGTCGACCTGCATTGTCATTCGAATATTTCCGACGGCGTCCTCGCGCCTGCCGCCGTGGCTGCGTACGCTCACCGCGCTGGCGTCGACGTGTGGGCGCTGACGGACCACGATGAAGTGTCCGGTGTCGCCGCCGCGCGCGCGGCCGCGCTGGATCTGGGCATGCGTTTCGTGGCCGGCGTGGAAATTTCCATCACCTGGGCCGGCGAAACCGTGCACATCGTGGGCTTGCAAGTCGATGAAAACAATCCGGGTCTCGTGCAGGGCTTGCACCAGACGCGCTCCGGGCGCGACGCGCGCGGCCGCGAAATCGCCCGCCAGCTGGACCTGGCCGGCATCCCCGATGCCTATGAAGGGGCCTTGAAATTTGTCGGCAACCCGGACCTGATGTCGCGCACGCACTTTGCCCGCTACATCGTGGACATGGGGAAGTGCGCGAATATCCCCGACGTGTTCAAGAAATACCTGTCGGAAGGCAAGCCTGGCTACGTCGAGCACCGCTGGGCCACCCTGGCCGAAGCCGTGGGCTGGATACGCGGCGCGGGCGGCGTGGCCGTCATCGCCCATCCGGGCCGCTACCGCTTCAGCGACATGGCGCAAGGCGTGCTCTTCGATGAATTCAAGCAGCTCGGTGGCGTGGCCATCGAAGTCGTCACGGGCAGCCACAGTCCGGACCAGTATCCGGAATACGCGCAACTGGCCAACGCCTACGGCTTCCTCGCCTCGCGCGGCACGGATTTCCATGCGCCGGGCGAATCGCGCGTGGATTTTGCCAAGCTGCCGCCGTTGCCTGCCAACGTGACCCCGATCTGGCACGACTGGTTTTAATGCCGTCGAAAATCTACTGCGCGGCGCGACTTGCGGCCTGCGATGCTCACTGTGCTTTAGCACAGCTCCGCTTCTCGGCCACAATTCACATCCGCTCGCGACGATTTTCTTAGGTATTAAGTGCAGGATGTGCGCAGGGCTTGAAAAGTCGCGACCGCATACTTATCTTTTAGTTATTATTGTTTTTCGGAGCCATCGCCCATGAAACGTATCGTCCTTTTCATTGCAACCAATCTGGCCGTGATGCTGGTGCTGTCGCTCGTGCTCAGTTTGCTGGGCGTGGGCAATCCGGCGCGCGGCAGCACGCTGAACCTGGGCAGCCTGCTGGTGTTTTCGCTGGTGGTGGGTTTCACGGGTTCGATCTTTTCCCTGTTGATCAGCAAGCCTATGGCCAAGTGGAGCACGGGCGCGCGCGTCATCGATAACCCTACTTCCTCGACCGAATTGTGGCTGGTCAATACCGTGCGCGCGCTGTCCGAGCGGGCCGGCATCGGCATGCCGGAAGTGGCTGTCTACGACGGTGACGCGAATGCCTTTGCCACGGGCGCGTTCAAAAATTCGGCGCTGGTGGCTGTTTCCACGGGCCTGCTGCAAAGCATGAACCGCGATGAAGTCGAAGCCGTGCTGGGCCATGAAATCGCCCACGTCGCGAATGGCGACATGGTCACCTTGACCCTGATCCAGGGCGTGGTGAATACCTTCGTCGTCTTCATGGCCAGGGTGGTAGGTTTCTTTGTCGACAATGTGCTGCTGAAGAATAACAACCGCGAAGGCGGCGGACGCGGCATCGGCTATTTCGTCACCGTCATGGTGTGCGAAGTGATCTTCGGCCTGCTCGCCTCCATCATCGTGGCCTGGTTCTCGCGCCAGCGCGAATTCCGTGCCGATGCCGGTTCAGCCAAGCTCCTGGGCAGCCCGACGCCGATGATGCATGCGCTGGCCCGCCTGGGCGGCGTGCCGCCGGGCGAACTGCCACAATCGATGCAGGCGCTGGGCATCAGCGGCGGCAATGGCGGCTGGGGCGCACTGTTCGCCACCCATCCGCCGCTCGAACAACGTATTGCCGCGCTGCGCGGCGTACAATAATGCTAACTTAACAAGCTGGTTCGCCAGAACGCTTACAC
It encodes the following:
- a CDS encoding 3',5'-nucleoside bisphosphate phosphatase — protein: MLKVDLHCHSNISDGVLAPAAVAAYAHRAGVDVWALTDHDEVSGVAAARAAALDLGMRFVAGVEISITWAGETVHIVGLQVDENNPGLVQGLHQTRSGRDARGREIARQLDLAGIPDAYEGALKFVGNPDLMSRTHFARYIVDMGKCANIPDVFKKYLSEGKPGYVEHRWATLAEAVGWIRGAGGVAVIAHPGRYRFSDMAQGVLFDEFKQLGGVAIEVVTGSHSPDQYPEYAQLANAYGFLASRGTDFHAPGESRVDFAKLPPLPANVTPIWHDWF
- a CDS encoding gamma carbonic anhydrase family protein, which translates into the protein MTLYQLGADAPQIDASAFVADTANVIGKVTLEANTSVWFGATIRGDNERITVGANSNVQEGAVLHTDPGYPLDIGQNVTIGHQAMLHGCTIGDGALIGIQAVILNGAKIGKGCLVGAGALVTEGKEFPDNMLILGSPAKAVRALTADDITRLQGNAVNYVQRGLLFNTQLKKIG
- a CDS encoding alpha/beta hydrolase yields the protein MKLSRLEFINIRGARTHVRHWGREGAPILFMVHGWMDVAASFQFVVDELAGDWHVIAPDWRGFGLSEYTQSDTYWFPDYLADLDAMLLHYSPDSPVNLLGHSMGANVAGLYAGVRPERISRFINLEGFGMMATKPEQAPGRYAKWLDELREPPAMRSYPSQRAVAERLQKTNPRLPDDRAAFLAEHWSAQNEADEWDIMGDPQHKRVNPILYQVEEVMACWRRITAPVLWVEADDTNMWQWMGPKEEARIEIDRRLACIKDVHCEMMLDAGHMLHHDQPQALARLVEAFLA
- the htpX gene encoding protease HtpX gives rise to the protein MKRIVLFIATNLAVMLVLSLVLSLLGVGNPARGSTLNLGSLLVFSLVVGFTGSIFSLLISKPMAKWSTGARVIDNPTSSTELWLVNTVRALSERAGIGMPEVAVYDGDANAFATGAFKNSALVAVSTGLLQSMNRDEVEAVLGHEIAHVANGDMVTLTLIQGVVNTFVVFMARVVGFFVDNVLLKNNNREGGGRGIGYFVTVMVCEVIFGLLASIIVAWFSRQREFRADAGSAKLLGSPTPMMHALARLGGVPPGELPQSMQALGISGGNGGWGALFATHPPLEQRIAALRGVQ